Proteins encoded together in one Triticum dicoccoides isolate Atlit2015 ecotype Zavitan chromosome 7B, WEW_v2.0, whole genome shotgun sequence window:
- the LOC119337568 gene encoding disease resistance protein RGA2-like, whose product MHDLMHDFSRDVSNECATIEELIEHKALVKNVHHLQISTDNLKRIYGLFDGNTSPRTLFAPSLMYQDFKRLSHASLRALHWHGLFHTSFSFANAKHLRYLDLSNCDINARLLDSVCLLYNLQTLSLNYCTKLQQLPEDMMISLRKLIHLYLYECDKLERMPRNIGQLNHLRTLTRFVVDSREGCGIEELKDLRHLCNRMELYNLRKIKSVKHAKEANLQQKQNLSELLFCWGLERFDRTENEACNEEEVFQHLEPHSKIQSFELYGYGGPEVPRWMRDHQMFQYLRKLAISNWTRCKNIPVVWLSPSEYLHLHNMGKLKTLCDNLCIEGGGCSTPLQIFPKLKAMALRKLSSLEGWAENSAGVAIDSSVIFPVLEKLEISSCPKVASFPLSPVLKDLRVAHIPAISSILEGKASLSNETLPLSQMECFPRLPAILEVLWIQGFQCLVALPSNLGDLAKLRELRLHSCSSLKRLPDGMDGLTSLRESAIKACPAVEEFPNDLLERLPALDNLRIAGCPKLQRRCREGMEYFHHLVHIPVKLGFRTGAPEAKAESTIIVPEAETSGKKFLRRLLPSCAHSKSDSGSEDNGGWHL is encoded by the exons ATGCATGACTTAATGCATGATTTTTCCAGAGATGTTAGCAATGAATGTGCCACCATAGAAGAATTGATTGAACATAAAGCATTGGTAAAAAATGTCCACCACCTGCAAATATCAACGGATAATTTGAAAAGGATCTATGGTTTGTTCGATGGCAACACATCTCCCCGCACTTTGTTTGCTCCTTCATTGATGTACCAAGACTTTAAACGGCTGTCACATGCATCATTACGAGCATTGCATTGGCACGGTTTGTTTCACACCAGTTTCAGTTTCGCAAATGCAAAACATTTGCGGTATCTTGACCTCTCCAATTGTGACATCAATGCTAGATTGCTAGATTCAGTATGCCTATTGTATAACCTGCAAACGTTGAGCCTGAATTATTGCACTAAGCTACAGCAGTTACCAGAAGACATGATGATAAGCCTGAGAAAGCTCATACATCTTTATCTTTATGAATGTGACAAGTTGGAGCGGATGCCTCGAAACATTGGCCAGCTGAACCACCTTCGCACACTAACAAGATTTGTTGTGGATAGTAGAGAGGGTTGTGGTATTGAGGAACTCAAAGATTTGAGACACCTTTGCAATAGGATGGAATTGTACAACTTGAGGAAAATAAAGAGTGTAAAGCACGCAAAAGAAGCCAATCTCCAGCAGAAGCAAAATCTGAGTGAGTTGTTGTTCTGTTGGGGCCTTGAAAGATTTGACAGGACTGAAAATGAGGCATGTAATGAGGAAGAAGTGTTCCAGCATCTAGAACCTCATAGCAAGATCCAATCTTTTGAGTTGTATGGATATGGTGGCCCAGAAGTACCACGATGGATGAGAGACCATCAGATGTTTCAGTACTTAAGAAAACTCGCCATTTCCAACTGGACAAGGTGTAAGAATATACCTGTAGTATGGCTCTCACCCTCAGAGTACTTACACTTGCACAATATGGGTAAACTGAAGACATTGTGTGATAACCTTTGCATAGAAGGTGGAGGATGCAGTACCCCTCTACAAATTTTCCCAAAGTTGAAGGCGATGGCCTTGCGAAAGCTATCTAGTCTAGAGGGATGGGCAGAAAATAGTGCGGGTGTGGCTATTGATAGCTCAGTAATATTCCCGGTGCTTGAGAAGCTAGAAATCAGCAGCTGCCCTAAGGTTGCAAGTTTTCCACTGAGCCCCGTTCTCAAAGACCTGAGGGTTGCTCACATTCCTGCAATCAGCTCAATCCTGGAGGGGAAGGCTTCATTATCCAACGAGACCCTTCCGCTGTCGCAGATGGAGTGTTTTCCGAGGTTGCCCGCAATCCTTGAAGTTTTGTGGATTCAAGGTTTCCAATGTTTGGTGGCGCTGCCTTCGAACCTTGGAGATCTGGCAAAGCTGAGGGAGCTACGGCTGCATAGCTGCAGCAGCCTGAAAAGGTTGCCTGATGGGATGGATGGCCTCACTTCTCTCCGGGAATCGGCGATCAAAGCTTGTCCAGCGGTAGAGGAATTCCCAAATGATCTCCTTGAGCGGTTACCAGCCCTTGACAACCTACGCATAGCGGGCTGCCCCAAGTTGCAAAGACGATGCAGAGAAGGCATGGAGTATTTCCACCACCTGGTCCATATCCCAGTTAAATTGGGATTCAGAACTGGAGCTCCAGAAGCAAAAGCAGAATCCACAATTATAGTACCAGAAGCAGAAACCAGCGGAAAGAAGTTTTTAAGAAGGCTCCTCCCCTCCTGTGCTCACTCCAAGTCTGACTCTGGGTCTGAGGATAACGGAG GTTGGCATCTCTGA